From one Anguilla rostrata isolate EN2019 chromosome 12, ASM1855537v3, whole genome shotgun sequence genomic stretch:
- the mrpl28 gene encoding 39S ribosomal protein L28, mitochondrial: protein MPLHKYPPRIWEMLKMKQGIYARLPQHYLRSMQETRPPTAVHWKPLGVKYRLNPETKVRERVQDVPIPIYYPPESQRGLWGGEGWVSGFKYANNDKLSNRLKKCWKPQLFVRELYSEILDQKFKITVTARTLDVIDAAYGFDFYILKTPKEDLNSKLGMDLKRAMLLRLARRNTELHPDDPARREMIYNKYKEFEIPEEEAEWVGLSLEEAVEKQRLLEHKEPTPNFITCVDKLLNELAVQKLSEPQVVEK, encoded by the exons ATGCCTCTACACAAGTACCCCCCGCGGATATGGGAAATGTTGAAGATGAAACAGGGCATCTATGCCCGACTCCCCCAGCACTATCTGCGCTCGATGCAGGAGACGCGGCCACCCACCGCAGTCCACTGGAAGCCTCTAGGGGTGAAATACAGGCTCAACCCAGAAACTAAAGTCCGAGAACGCGTCCAGGACGTCCCTATCCCCATCTACTACCCCCCGGAATCTCAAAGGGGGCTTTGGGGAGGGGAAGGCTGGGTGTCAGGATTCAAGTATGCCAACAACGATAAG CTCTCTAATCGGTTGAAGAAGTGCTGGAAGCCACAGCTGTTTGTCAGAGAGCTGTATAGTGAGATCCTGGATCAGAAGTTCAAAATCACAGTCACCGCCCGAACCCTGGACGTCATCGATGCTGCCTATGGCTTCGACTTCTACATCCTCAAG ACTCCGAAGGAGGACCTGAACTCCAAGCTGGGGATGGATCTGAAACGGGCTATGCTTCTCCGCCTGGCACGCAGGAACACCGAGCTCCACCCAGACGACCCCGCCCGCAGGGAGATGATCTACAACAAGTATAAG gagtttgagatccctgaaGAGGAGGCTGAATGGGTGGGGCTGAGCCTAGAGGAGGCTGTGGAGAAACAGAGACTCCTGGAGCACAAG GAGCCGACGCCCAATTTCATAACCTGCGTGGACAAACTGCTGAACGAGCTGGCCGTCCAAAAGCTGTCTGAACCTCAGGTGGTGGAGAAGTGA